The Macaca nemestrina isolate mMacNem1 chromosome 6, mMacNem.hap1, whole genome shotgun sequence genome window below encodes:
- the LOC139363954 gene encoding uncharacterized protein, translated as MTLDELTVPVTYPFILTGNLRRAYTDYPTGRDTWRPNSDLETRDSVRKRTPKDGRPLTKTKGVKLFRSPREPAASESKKMKPNMKFLWRIIALYNIVTVYAGFGDPRKARELLQKQYSQPCDCRGGQISEPPSDRITQVTCTGKTAYLMPNQLWKCKSTPRDTSPSRPLLECPCSSFQSSVHSSCYTSYQQCKSGNRTYYTATLLKTQTGGMAYTDYPAGRDKNNGHIFQI; from the exons ggcctacactgactatcccaCGGGCCGGGATACGTGGCGCCCAAACAGTgacctggaaacgagggactccgtgaggaagaggacgccaaaggacggtcgaccgctaacgaagacaaaaggagtcaaactcttccgatcaccgcgggaacctgccgcgtcagaatcgaag aaaatgaagcctaacatgaaattcctttggagaataatcgctctatataacatagtgacagtttatgcaggttttggtgaccctcgtaaggcaagagaattattacaaaaacaatacagccagccttgtgactgcagagggggacaaatatctgaacctccgtcagatagaatcacccaggtgacctgcacgggcaagacagcttacctaatgccaaaccagttatggaaatgtaagtctacCCCAAGAGATACCTCACCTAGCAGGCCGCTCCTAGAATGCCCTTGTAgctctttccaatcttctgtacatagttcctgttatacctcctatcaacaatgcaaatcaggcaatagaacatattatacggccacgttactaaaaacacaaactggaggcat ggcctacactgactatcccgcgggccgggataaaAATAATGGCcacattttccagatttaa